In a genomic window of Sulfurisphaera tokodaii str. 7:
- a CDS encoding Rieske (2Fe-2S) protein, producing MRLKKSDFKVGEKKKIIINGKDILIIYLGGNNFYALDSRCPHLGCDLSKVGVVIREELICQCHFTHFSLKDGRAIKGATKNPIKLYPVKIEGDEIEIEVK from the coding sequence GTGAGATTAAAAAAATCTGATTTCAAAGTTGGAGAGAAAAAGAAAATTATTATTAATGGTAAAGATATACTAATAATATATTTAGGTGGAAATAATTTCTATGCATTAGATAGTAGATGTCCGCATCTAGGATGCGACTTATCAAAAGTAGGTGTAGTAATAAGGGAAGAACTTATATGTCAGTGCCATTTTACTCATTTCTCTCTGAAAGACGGAAGAGCTATAAAGGGTGCAACTAAAAATCCTATAAAACTTTATCCAGTTAAAATTGAAGGAGACGAAATAGAGATTGAAGTTAAATAA
- the aroC gene encoding chorismate synthase, with translation MPGNSFGELFRITTFGESHGPMVGVVIDGVPAGLPIKKEDIEFELSFRRPGRQFVTGRREKDEPEIVSGVYNGRTTGAPITILVKNTDVISSLYEEIHYKPRPGHADLPYIMKYGFENWDYRGGGRASARETVGRVAASAIAKKLLMLTDTWIAGHLKSLGYVELNEPVTFEEVLCSKYSPVRASKKWLEKKYEELVKQATVEGDSWGGIAEIIVRNPPIGLGEPVFDKLKADLAKALLSIPAVMGFEYGLGFNAAKMKGSEANDEIVKKGDKYRWKFNNSGGILGGLSTGEDILVRCAFKPTSSIRKPQKTIDLRTGEETTISVIGRHDPAVAIRGVSVAEAMVSLVIVDHAMRAGYIPTVRISDDQIKIIEERWNKYISLCKPTQVSQ, from the coding sequence ATGCCAGGAAACTCATTTGGTGAATTATTTAGAATAACAACTTTCGGAGAGAGTCATGGTCCTATGGTTGGTGTCGTGATAGATGGAGTACCAGCAGGATTACCAATAAAAAAAGAAGACATAGAATTTGAATTGTCCTTTAGGAGACCTGGTAGACAATTCGTTACTGGTAGAAGAGAAAAAGATGAACCAGAAATTGTTAGTGGGGTTTATAACGGAAGAACAACAGGTGCTCCTATTACTATTTTGGTTAAAAATACTGATGTTATCTCATCCTTATATGAAGAAATACATTACAAGCCTAGACCTGGTCACGCTGATCTCCCTTATATTATGAAATACGGGTTTGAAAATTGGGATTATAGAGGTGGTGGAAGGGCAAGTGCAAGAGAAACAGTTGGTAGGGTAGCTGCGTCTGCAATAGCAAAGAAGTTATTAATGTTAACTGATACATGGATTGCCGGGCATTTAAAAAGCCTAGGATATGTTGAACTGAATGAACCGGTAACTTTTGAAGAGGTTTTATGTTCAAAGTACAGTCCAGTTAGAGCTAGTAAGAAGTGGTTAGAGAAAAAATATGAAGAATTAGTAAAGCAAGCTACAGTAGAGGGTGATAGTTGGGGAGGAATAGCTGAAATAATAGTTAGAAATCCACCAATAGGCCTCGGAGAACCAGTATTTGATAAACTTAAAGCTGATTTGGCTAAAGCTCTATTATCTATTCCAGCCGTAATGGGATTTGAATATGGGCTAGGATTCAATGCAGCGAAGATGAAAGGAAGTGAGGCAAATGATGAAATAGTAAAGAAAGGAGATAAATACAGATGGAAATTTAATAATTCTGGAGGTATTTTGGGAGGTTTATCTACTGGAGAGGATATACTGGTTCGTTGCGCATTTAAACCTACTAGTTCCATAAGAAAACCCCAGAAAACAATAGATTTAAGGACTGGAGAGGAGACTACGATTTCTGTGATTGGAAGACATGACCCGGCTGTAGCCATTAGGGGTGTTTCCGTAGCTGAGGCAATGGTCTCTTTAGTTATTGTCGATCATGCAATGAGAGCGGGATATATTCCTACAGTTAGGATTTCAGATGATCAAATAAAAATAATAGAGGAAAGATGGAATAAGTATATTAGCTTATGCAAACCTACGCAGGTATCTCAGTAG
- the aroB gene encoding 3-dehydroquinate synthase yields the protein MRIVNENLCNNEISIVIGKGALSALEELKDKKVALFYSQKIDPSRVKSHLKSFIEIPIIDGEGAKDIQYALKLVKLLFENGFDRGDYVIALGGGTVTDVVGFVASIYMRGINLINIPTTLLGMVDAAIGGKTGVNFENVKNVLGTFYQPTMIISDLNFLETLPLEEIKKGLAEVIKYGLVLDKDLYDYLAMNKEKIFAKDESALEEIIYKSSVDKFSVVKADERETKGIRIVLNFGHTIGHAIEAGSNFTVPHGYAISVGMVCEAKMAEEVGYAEEGVVEDVTWILSQYELPLTVDSLNAKIDVKKAIDAITKDKKVRGGYVMMPFPTRIGDWKRVDVPIETLKGFAEQCLR from the coding sequence ATGAGGATAGTAAATGAGAATTTATGTAATAATGAGATTTCTATAGTAATTGGAAAAGGAGCCTTATCTGCATTAGAGGAATTAAAAGATAAGAAGGTTGCCCTTTTTTATTCACAAAAAATTGATCCCTCTAGAGTGAAGAGTCATCTGAAGAGTTTTATCGAAATACCAATTATTGACGGTGAAGGTGCTAAAGACATTCAATATGCATTAAAGCTTGTGAAACTTCTTTTTGAAAATGGCTTTGATAGAGGAGATTATGTTATTGCTTTAGGTGGTGGTACAGTAACAGATGTGGTAGGTTTTGTTGCGTCTATCTATATGAGAGGGATAAATCTAATCAATATTCCAACTACTCTTCTAGGTATGGTAGATGCGGCTATTGGTGGAAAGACCGGTGTAAATTTTGAAAATGTGAAAAATGTTTTAGGTACATTTTATCAGCCAACTATGATAATATCAGATTTAAATTTTTTAGAAACTCTTCCATTAGAAGAGATAAAGAAGGGCTTAGCTGAAGTTATTAAATATGGTTTAGTTCTAGATAAAGATCTATATGATTATCTGGCTATGAATAAAGAGAAGATTTTTGCTAAAGATGAAAGTGCATTAGAGGAAATTATATATAAATCAAGTGTAGATAAGTTTTCTGTAGTAAAGGCTGATGAAAGGGAGACAAAGGGTATTAGAATTGTATTAAATTTTGGTCACACAATAGGTCATGCTATAGAAGCAGGAAGCAACTTTACTGTACCGCATGGTTATGCTATATCTGTTGGCATGGTTTGCGAAGCTAAGATGGCCGAAGAAGTAGGGTATGCCGAAGAAGGAGTTGTAGAGGACGTTACATGGATATTGTCTCAATATGAATTACCTCTTACCGTGGACTCTCTTAATGCTAAGATTGATGTTAAGAAAGCTATTGATGCAATTACAAAGGATAAAAAAGTAAGAGGTGGATATGTAATGATGCCTTTTCCAACTAGGATAGGTGATTGGAAAAGAGTAGATGTACCGATAGAAACTTTAAAGGGGTTTGCAGAGCAATGCTTGAGATAA
- the aroA gene encoding 3-phosphoshikimate 1-carboxyvinyltransferase encodes MLVEINPSKIYGKVKAPQSKSFGIRLVLYSLLKESKLDNLIPSDDVNVAINVVKQLGVSVEGTYFKREKELVTPKFLYFGGSATTLRMSIPILSVLGVDTIIDGDETLRKRPLNAIIKALEGSVSFSSSLLPTKISGKLKENFVRIEGGESSQYISGFIYAFSLVGGGEIEIIPPISSKSYIYLTIELLNSLGGNIKMKGNKIYVEKGDFKPYIGKVPGDYALASFYASSSIVSGGEIVIEDVYELPNFDGDHSIVNFYKMMGAESYVKDNKWIVKSSEKLNGIEVNVDDYPDLAPSIASLAPFSSSPTIIKGIKRLKTKESNRVVTISETLSKFGVKVEYDEDKIVIYPSEVKAGHVICPNDHRIAMLASVLSFKSGGTIEKAECVNKSNPNFWKDLISLNGRIIIR; translated from the coding sequence ATGTTAGTAGAGATTAATCCTTCAAAAATTTATGGGAAAGTTAAAGCCCCTCAGTCAAAAAGTTTTGGAATAAGACTAGTTCTATATTCATTATTAAAAGAAAGTAAGCTAGACAACTTAATACCTTCTGATGACGTTAATGTGGCTATTAATGTTGTTAAACAGCTAGGAGTTAGTGTTGAAGGCACTTACTTTAAGAGGGAAAAAGAGCTTGTAACCCCAAAATTTTTGTATTTCGGTGGTTCTGCAACGACATTAAGGATGAGTATACCAATACTTTCTGTTTTAGGTGTGGATACAATAATCGATGGAGATGAAACTTTGAGAAAAAGACCATTAAATGCTATTATTAAGGCATTAGAGGGTAGTGTTTCTTTTTCTTCGTCATTACTTCCGACAAAAATTAGTGGAAAGCTTAAGGAGAATTTTGTACGAATAGAAGGTGGAGAAAGTAGTCAATACATATCTGGATTCATCTATGCTTTTTCATTAGTAGGTGGTGGAGAAATAGAAATAATTCCACCTATATCCTCTAAGAGTTATATTTATCTCACAATCGAATTATTAAATAGTCTAGGCGGAAATATAAAAATGAAAGGAAATAAAATATACGTTGAAAAGGGAGATTTCAAACCTTATATAGGTAAAGTTCCAGGAGATTATGCTTTAGCTTCATTTTATGCTTCCTCCAGTATAGTTTCAGGAGGGGAAATTGTAATCGAGGACGTTTATGAGTTACCTAATTTTGATGGAGATCATTCTATAGTTAATTTTTATAAGATGATGGGGGCAGAATCTTATGTTAAAGATAATAAATGGATTGTAAAGAGTAGTGAAAAGCTAAACGGTATTGAGGTCAATGTTGATGATTATCCCGATTTAGCTCCTTCTATTGCATCATTAGCTCCTTTTTCTTCTTCACCTACAATTATAAAGGGTATAAAGAGACTTAAGACAAAGGAAAGTAATAGAGTTGTAACTATTTCAGAAACATTATCAAAATTTGGAGTAAAGGTAGAATATGATGAGGACAAAATCGTTATTTATCCTTCTGAAGTTAAAGCTGGTCATGTAATTTGTCCTAATGATCATAGGATAGCAATGTTAGCATCAGTTTTATCTTTTAAGTCTGGTGGTACAATTGAAAAAGCAGAATGTGTAAATAAGAGCAATCCAAATTTCTGGAAAGATTTAATTTCCTTAAATGGGAGAATAATAATAAGATGA
- a CDS encoding shikimate kinase, whose protein sequence is MQTYAGISVVNALPSWYGSSMAVNLTVSVSIKEAEKCKKNDILIDTILNFFHEKYGIPCLDINVESQIPEKSGLKSSSAVSTALIGEISKKFGIEIDVPKYSAILSLKAGVSYTGALDDATSSYYGGVSFTYNKEFKIIDIKDPPELSAIILPRGGRNIKIDLQNLKKYRLIFEEIFRVSRQNIVLGMKLNGILVANILGYDTNEIEVALKKGALAAGITGNGPSIFAVTKIGEEGPIVDALSKFGNVIVTRSVGYVSRD, encoded by the coding sequence ATGCAAACCTACGCAGGTATCTCAGTAGTTAACGCTTTACCTAGCTGGTATGGTTCGTCAATGGCAGTAAATTTAACAGTTAGTGTAAGCATAAAAGAGGCAGAAAAATGCAAAAAGAATGATATACTTATAGATACTATTCTGAATTTCTTTCATGAAAAATATGGAATTCCATGCCTAGATATAAATGTAGAGTCACAAATACCAGAAAAAAGTGGTTTAAAAAGTAGTAGTGCTGTATCAACTGCATTAATTGGTGAAATATCTAAAAAGTTCGGAATAGAGATTGATGTTCCTAAATATTCAGCTATTTTATCATTAAAAGCTGGTGTTTCATACACTGGGGCTTTAGATGACGCAACATCATCATATTATGGTGGTGTTAGTTTCACTTATAATAAAGAATTTAAAATAATAGATATAAAAGATCCTCCAGAATTATCTGCAATTATATTGCCTAGAGGGGGTAGAAATATTAAGATAGATCTACAGAATCTTAAAAAATATAGATTAATATTCGAAGAAATATTTAGAGTATCTAGACAAAATATTGTTTTAGGCATGAAGTTAAATGGAATTCTTGTAGCAAATATTTTAGGTTATGATACAAATGAAATAGAAGTAGCACTTAAAAAAGGTGCTTTAGCGGCTGGAATAACTGGAAACGGTCCTTCAATATTTGCGGTAACAAAAATAGGTGAAGAAGGACCTATTGTAGACGCTTTATCAAAATTCGGAAACGTAATTGTAACGAGGTCTGTAGGGTATGTTAGTAGAGATTAA
- the aroF gene encoding 3-deoxy-7-phosphoheptulonate synthase, translating to MIFILREKADYSVLREKLQDSSASYKFLDLYGKKIVVAWPDEYVSNIVDPSIEITVKPKKPYQLVSNEWKKEPTKVKVKDAEIGDNKVIVAAGPCAVENEEQVLTVAKAVKRAGASILRGGAYKPRTSPYSFQGLGEEGLKILKKASEETGLPIVSEIMDTRDIEIFKKYVDMMQIGARNAQNFDLLKEVGKAGLPVLLKRGMANTVEEWLLTAEYILLEGNGNVVLCERGIRTFEKATRFTIDIGGMVAAKLQTHLPICADPSHPAGKRELVHSLALAAVAAGADMLLIEVHPHPEKALSDSEQQLTPESFEVLMNRIRALANALGRTA from the coding sequence ATGATTTTCATATTAAGAGAAAAAGCGGATTATTCTGTATTAAGAGAAAAATTACAAGATTCATCTGCCTCTTATAAGTTTCTAGATCTTTATGGTAAAAAAATTGTAGTAGCATGGCCAGACGAATATGTATCAAATATTGTAGATCCAAGTATTGAAATAACAGTAAAACCGAAAAAGCCTTATCAATTAGTGAGTAATGAATGGAAAAAAGAACCAACAAAAGTTAAAGTGAAAGATGCTGAAATTGGAGATAATAAAGTAATAGTAGCCGCTGGACCTTGTGCTGTTGAAAACGAAGAACAAGTTTTAACAGTTGCTAAGGCAGTAAAGAGGGCTGGAGCATCGATTTTAAGAGGCGGAGCATATAAACCTAGGACTAGTCCTTATTCTTTTCAAGGTCTAGGAGAAGAAGGTTTGAAGATATTGAAAAAAGCATCAGAAGAAACTGGTTTACCTATAGTTTCTGAGATTATGGACACTAGAGATATAGAAATTTTTAAAAAATATGTAGATATGATGCAAATAGGGGCAAGAAATGCACAGAACTTTGACCTACTAAAAGAGGTTGGAAAAGCTGGTTTACCAGTATTACTAAAAAGAGGAATGGCAAATACTGTTGAAGAGTGGTTACTTACAGCTGAATATATATTATTAGAAGGGAATGGAAATGTAGTTTTATGTGAAAGAGGTATAAGAACTTTTGAAAAAGCTACGAGATTTACAATAGATATAGGAGGAATGGTTGCGGCTAAATTACAGACTCACTTACCAATTTGTGCTGATCCTAGTCATCCAGCAGGTAAAAGAGAACTCGTTCATTCATTAGCTTTGGCAGCAGTAGCTGCTGGTGCAGATATGTTACTTATTGAAGTTCATCCTCATCCAGAAAAAGCATTAAGTGATTCAGAACAACAATTAACCCCAGAGTCCTTTGAAGTATTAATGAATAGGATTAGGGCATTAGCTAATGCACTAGGTAGAACTGCATGA
- a CDS encoding type I 3-dehydroquinate dehydratase produces the protein MTFVVASLPIRSEKDLDKIPRLLDADFVELRLDYSTSLPEIQVIEKYKDRIIVTIRDVDEGGINKIDPEIKAEYLIELNKKNILYDVEAKFAKKYNIPTSNKIVSIHYLDRVPSYSEVFESLRDFIKESFLLKVAVIGKDGYKELLSKLLELEKIAVMPIGVNPLERIAFSILGSKLIYGHAGEETAKGQFHYKVAKQILDYLTSISISSPSILTG, from the coding sequence ATGACTTTTGTTGTAGCATCTTTACCAATACGTAGTGAAAAGGATTTAGATAAAATTCCGCGATTATTAGATGCTGATTTTGTTGAGCTAAGACTAGATTACTCCACTTCTCTTCCAGAAATACAAGTTATTGAGAAGTATAAAGATAGAATAATTGTGACTATAAGAGATGTAGATGAAGGAGGAATAAACAAAATAGACCCAGAAATAAAAGCGGAGTATTTAATAGAATTAAATAAGAAAAATATACTATATGATGTTGAGGCTAAATTCGCTAAAAAATATAATATTCCGACTAGTAATAAAATTGTTTCAATACATTATCTAGATAGGGTTCCTTCTTACTCAGAAGTTTTTGAGTCACTAAGAGACTTCATAAAAGAAAGTTTTCTGTTAAAAGTTGCTGTAATTGGAAAAGATGGATATAAAGAGCTTTTATCAAAACTTCTGGAACTCGAGAAAATAGCTGTAATGCCTATTGGTGTTAATCCTTTAGAGAGAATAGCGTTTTCAATTTTGGGATCTAAACTGATTTATGGACATGCAGGCGAAGAAACAGCTAAGGGTCAATTTCATTATAAAGTTGCTAAGCAAATACTAGATTATTTAACTTCAATCTCTATTTCGTCTCCTTCAATTTTAACTGGATAA
- a CDS encoding shikimate dehydrogenase family protein: MLEINYDTKLLGVVGENISYTLSPAIHNYSFQELGINAVYLAFDIKSDEFKEIFPGLVKIAYGLNITIPYKEIAIKYVEAQSEAKRIGAINTIFNGKGYNTDYIAIKSLVQERIDKFETCTIFGAGGAARAAIFALHDLDCSINVINRSKEKAEKLIEEMRNKNIEIKITYNCKSDIIVNSTPNPDFVPDECVNGKLVIDFVYKPVITSLIKRAQNKNIKTINGIEILVRQAMEAEKIWFGKSLEDEEVVNYLYARKLIW, encoded by the coding sequence ATGCTTGAGATAAATTATGATACGAAACTTTTAGGTGTAGTTGGCGAAAATATATCATATACATTATCACCAGCGATACACAATTATTCTTTTCAAGAATTAGGTATTAATGCTGTTTATTTAGCATTTGATATAAAAAGTGATGAATTTAAAGAAATATTCCCTGGGTTAGTCAAAATAGCATATGGTTTGAATATTACTATACCTTATAAGGAAATTGCAATAAAATATGTAGAAGCTCAGAGTGAAGCAAAAAGAATTGGTGCAATAAATACTATTTTTAATGGCAAAGGATATAACACAGATTATATTGCAATTAAGAGTTTGGTACAAGAGAGAATAGATAAATTTGAAACGTGTACTATATTCGGTGCTGGTGGGGCAGCTAGGGCAGCTATTTTTGCTTTACATGATTTAGATTGCTCAATTAATGTTATAAATAGGAGTAAAGAGAAAGCTGAAAAATTAATAGAAGAAATGAGGAATAAAAATATAGAAATAAAAATTACATATAATTGCAAAAGTGATATAATAGTTAATTCGACTCCTAATCCAGATTTTGTTCCAGATGAGTGTGTTAATGGTAAATTAGTAATCGATTTTGTCTATAAACCAGTCATAACTTCATTGATCAAGAGGGCTCAGAATAAGAATATAAAAACAATAAACGGTATCGAAATCCTTGTAAGGCAAGCAATGGAAGCTGAAAAAATTTGGTTTGGAAAATCATTAGAAGATGAAGAAGTGGTGAATTATCTTTATGCCAGGAAACTCATTTGGTGA